The following proteins come from a genomic window of Ignavibacteriales bacterium:
- the dsbD gene encoding protein-disulfide reductase DsbD — translation MNFKKIFTLSFIFISQFIFAQLGPTDIVKINLVKNNLKVNAGSQFKVILEAHIKDTWHINSNKPNDEFLIASKVTAKSDKANLTKIVYPQPKELKLEFSDKPVSVFGGDINLELIFSVDKNITSGKYSIPIKLEYQACNDQTCMPPTDVTENLMIEVVGNFLESGNQKQGVSGEKQEARSEKQEIINDASKTNSETGNKNIEKKDDASIGSTLEKSGLFLSLIFVFIGGLALNLTPCVYPLIPITIGYFGGQSEGSTRRLFLLGILYVLGMSLTYSVIGVVTSLSGAIFGTLMQNMFVIIGIALLFVLLALSQFGVYEFKLPDSWVMKAGGAKGGMFGAFFMGLTMGIVAAPCIGPFVLGLVTYVAAKGDPLYGFLMFFVMALGLGFPYLLLALFSGKIKKLPRAGDWMEGVKHIFGFLLLGMAIYFIGPIIPKELNKYLLPLFGIIASLYLLLIDKMANNVKTFRIFKIVFSILVMAVSIYALIPTKNLEPEWQKFSEVKYEASLKNNERMVVDFYADWCIPCKELDALTFSDPRVLSSLGNFTTYKVDMTQTVSDETEKLRNKFKIVGMPTVLIINAKGEEVERLTGFVNANEFMKLLQKAN, via the coding sequence ATGAATTTTAAAAAGATATTTACATTGAGCTTTATATTTATTTCACAATTTATTTTTGCGCAATTGGGTCCAACCGATATTGTGAAAATCAATCTCGTAAAGAACAATTTGAAAGTTAATGCTGGTTCACAATTCAAAGTTATTTTAGAAGCCCACATCAAAGATACCTGGCATATCAACTCAAACAAACCTAATGACGAATTTTTAATTGCGTCTAAGGTAACAGCCAAAAGTGATAAAGCAAATCTTACTAAAATTGTTTATCCGCAGCCGAAAGAATTAAAACTGGAATTTTCCGATAAACCGGTTTCGGTTTTTGGTGGAGATATTAATTTGGAACTCATCTTTTCGGTTGATAAAAATATAACAAGCGGGAAGTATTCGATTCCTATCAAATTAGAGTACCAGGCATGTAACGATCAAACGTGTATGCCGCCGACAGATGTAACAGAGAATCTTATGATTGAAGTTGTTGGAAATTTTTTAGAGTCAGGAAATCAGAAACAAGGGGTAAGTGGTGAGAAGCAAGAAGCCAGAAGTGAGAAGCAAGAGATAATAAACGATGCATCAAAAACGAATAGTGAAACGGGAAACAAAAATATTGAAAAGAAAGATGATGCTTCAATTGGTTCAACACTTGAAAAGAGCGGTCTCTTTTTAAGTTTGATTTTTGTTTTTATCGGCGGTCTAGCTTTGAACTTAACTCCGTGTGTTTATCCCCTCATTCCAATTACAATTGGATATTTCGGCGGACAGAGTGAAGGAAGCACACGCAGACTTTTTCTTCTGGGAATTCTTTATGTACTCGGAATGTCTCTCACGTACTCAGTAATCGGTGTTGTAACATCACTCAGCGGTGCCATTTTTGGTACGTTGATGCAGAATATGTTTGTAATAATTGGAATCGCTCTGCTATTTGTTTTGCTGGCATTAAGTCAGTTTGGTGTTTACGAATTTAAATTGCCGGATTCATGGGTTATGAAAGCCGGCGGTGCAAAGGGCGGAATGTTCGGTGCTTTCTTCATGGGTTTGACCATGGGAATTGTTGCCGCGCCTTGTATTGGTCCTTTTGTTCTCGGCTTGGTTACATATGTTGCCGCAAAAGGAGATCCGCTTTACGGCTTTTTAATGTTTTTTGTGATGGCATTAGGTCTTGGATTTCCATATTTGCTCTTAGCTTTATTTTCCGGTAAGATTAAAAAACTTCCTCGCGCCGGCGATTGGATGGAAGGAGTAAAACACATTTTCGGATTCCTTCTTCTAGGAATGGCAATTTATTTTATTGGCCCGATAATCCCGAAGGAATTGAATAAATATCTTCTTCCTCTCTTTGGAATTATAGCTTCTCTTTATTTGTTGTTAATAGACAAGATGGCAAACAATGTGAAGACATTTCGTATCTTCAAAATTGTTTTTTCAATTCTCGTGATGGCCGTTTCGATCTACGCTTTGATTCCTACCAAAAACTTAGAACCGGAATGGCAGAAATTCAGTGAAGTGAAATATGAAGCGTCATTAAAAAATAACGAAAGAATGGTAGTAGATTTTTACGCAGATTGGTGTATCCCATGTAAAGAACTTGATGCATTAACTTTCTCTGATCCGCGGGTTTTAAGCAGTTTAGGCAATTTTACAACTTATAAAGTAGATATGACCCAAACTGTTTCCGACGAAACCGAGAAATTGCGAAACAAATTCAAAATTGTTGGTATGC